GAAACTGATTCCAATCTTTCGCAGTCTTTAGACTCATTTTTATTTTCCTATGATGAACACTACGTTAGTCGTTGCGGACCCGCCGATATTCAGCATCAGTCCGTTCTTAGCGCCTTCCACTTGGTAATTGCCCGCGGTTCCGGTAACTTGTTTGTAGAGGTCTAGCATCATACGAACTCCGGAAGCCCCCACGGGATGTCCGACTCCGATGAGTCCGCCGGATGGATTGATCGGTTTTTTACCTTTGAGGTCGATCACGCCGTCTTCGATCGCTTCGTGTTCTTTTCCTGGTTGAGTGATTCCGAAAGCGGAGATCGCCGCATACTCGGAAGAAGTGAAACAGTCGTGAGTTTCGAAAACGTCGATGTCTTTCACTCCGAGTTCCGCTCTATCGTAAGCGTCTTTAACGGTTTGTCTGGTCCAAGGGAGAATGTATTTGTCTCCTTTGGATTCGGCAACCTTCGCGTCAAAAGTGATCGGCGCAACTCTGTGTCCCCAACCTTTCAGTCTTGGGATCGTGTTGATCTTCTTTCCTCTTTTTTTGGCGTATTCTTCGGTATAGGATTTGTTCGCGAGAACCACCATCGCGGCGCCGTCGGTAACTTGAGAACAATCGGTGATGCAGAGTCTTCCTCCGACGGCCATATTGTATTCTCCGCCTCTTGCGTTTGCGTGTTCTTTGTTCATAAACCAAGAACGAGTTTGCGCTTTCGGATTTCTCTTCGCGTTGTCGTAGTTGATTCTGGAGATTTCGGCTAATGCTCCCATGAATCTTTGTTCCGGAAGTTTGTATCTTTCGAGAATTACGTCCGCGAGTTTTCCGAAAAGTTTCGGGAAAGGAAATTGAACTCCCTTCGCTTCTTTTTCGTAATAAGCGGCTGTTCCTAAAAAGTCCCCGCCTACGGAGGAACTTACGGTTTTCATGATCTCGATTCCGAGAACGATCGCAACGTCGTAGTCTTTCGCGCGGATTTTCGTAGCGGCAGCGTCAAGTGCGATGGAACCTGAAGCGCAAGCGGCTTCAAAACGGCCGCCTGGAATTCCATAGAATGCGGGATCGACTTCGGTTAAGAAGGCGCCCAAGTGACCTTGCGTCGCATACTGTTCCGCGTCGAAGTTTCCTACGAAAATTCCGATTCGATTTTGTTTATTCAGTTTTTTGATTTCATCGGGTGTGATTCCGACCGCATCGAGTCCGTCTTGAACGGCTTCGCGCATTAAGGACATGAAGGTCTTTCCCTCTTTGGTCCAGTTTCTTTGAAAATCGGTTTGTTCCCCGCCGAGAACGTAAATTTTATCGCTCATGTTGATCTCCCTAAATTATCCTTTGAAAAGAGAACGAGCATCCAACTTTTCCTTCAGCTCGTAAAACGGTTTTCCCGATTTTGCTTTTGCTAATACTTCGGGAACCGGAAGTTTTGCTTTTTCGATCAGTTGAATCGCTTCCTTAGGTCCGCCTAAGAAATCCACAAACGCGGAAGCGGGAGCCCAGTTGAATCCCGTTCCCATCGCGAGGTCCGCCATTTCTTTCGTGTCTACGACTTCGCCGACAATCGAGAGAGAGTAACTAACGTATCTTGCGATGAAATATCTCGCGAGGTCCGCTTCGAAACCTTTCGCTTCTTTTACGATGTTCATTGCGCCTGTATAATCCGCTTCGGAAATCTTTTTGTTCGCCTGACGAATAAAATCGATGTCGAACTTAGGAACCGGCTCGTACAGATCGGCGCCTATATTATAGACTAATTTTTCCTTCTTGCCGTCCGGAGTTTTGGACATCTTGTAGAGTCCGCCGCCCGACTTTCTTCCCAGATCGCCTTTGTCGATGAGCTTCTGAAAGTAACCCGGCATTTTAAATGTAGAATGAGCCGCGTCTTTTGTCATCTCGTAGAGATTGTCCACGATCGCCTTGTGAACGTCTAACCCTACGAAGTCCGCAGTATCCAGAGGAGCCATCGCTCTTCCCGTGTAACCGCTCATGATCGCATCCATAAGAGCGATTCCGCCTTTGTCGGAATACTTTTCAGCGATCTGAGCGACTTCGTTGATGAGCTGGAATCCGATTCTGTTTCCGGCAAACGCGGGAGTGTCGTTTGTATAAACGACGGCGCGGCCTAAAATCTTATCCAGATATTCTCCGAGTTGTTTGAGAACTTTCTTATCCGATCCTTTGTGGGAAACGAGTTCGCAAAGAATCATTTTGTAAGGAGGGTTAAAGAAGTGAGTTCCGAAATAATGCTTTTGTCCGTCTTCGTCGAACGCTTTGGAAAGTCTTTCTATCGAAAGACCGGAAGACACGGTGGAAACAATGGTTCCCGGTCTTCTTGCGCTTGCGATTCTTTTGTTGATCGGTTCTTTTACCTCGTAGCTCTCCGCAACGAGTTCGAAAACCCAATCGGATTCCGAGACTGCCTTTTCCAAATCCGCATCATACGAACCCGGAACGAGTCTTGGTCGGATTGTATCGGTTTTAACGGAGCCGATCGCTTTTTCAATTCCCTCTTTCGCTTTGTTTGTATCTCTTGCGAGCATGTGAACTTTTGCCTTTCCGAATGAGGCAACAATTGCCGCCGATCCGGCGCCCATGGTACCGTTCGCGCCCAATACTGTTACTGTTTTTATTTCTCTCATGAAACTATACCGATTCTTGGATTTCCCAATGGAATAGGACCTGTTTAAAACAACCGGGTGGGGAGGAAAGTTTTTTTCACGCCGATTCAATATGAAATTCTTCTAAAACAGAACGAATGTTCTGTTTGAATTTTTTAGGAAAAGGTTTTTGCTTATAAAAAACAAAAGTTATTTTTTTAAGAAATGGCCCTAACTAACCATCCGAATTCTATTTCTATGATTCGTCCGATTACCGCCTCTACTTAGATCTGGAGATAATTTCAAATGAAAGAACATACCTTTTGATATTTATTTTTTCTGTTTTTGGAATTTACATAAAACCTATCTCAAAAGCAGTCTTTAATGTTATACAATAATAGAGTTGTTGAAAAATTCAATGCGGGATCAACAAAACTGTTTCAATCGTCTATTTCAGTAAAACAAAAACAAATGGAGAATTAATTTTTCAAAAACCCTACTCATCTCTACATAATAGAATGTCCAAAATTCTGCGTTTAAACGCGGGATTTATGCTCAAATTAACGGTATTCTATTTTATAGGGATGAGTAATATCTTAAGAAAAAGTAGAAAATTTTTGAAACAACTTCTGTATAAGATAAGAACGAAGTTTTAAAATTGATGCGGGAGTTTTAAAAAGTATCATTTACCCGTCCACTTTTAAAATACAAGCCCCTCTAATCGAATTCCAATTGTCTTCCGAAACAGATTGTTTGATCTCATCAAAAGGAATTCCAATACGATTTCCAATCTCATCACATCGATCCGTCACTATGAACCAATCACTTCCCGATATTCGGATTTTTTGAAGATCGAATTTCTCTTTTTTATTTTTTTCTCTCACTTTTTGACGGTTATAAAAACCCGCTCGATAAAAGGAAAGCATGATATCCGGACGATTATGATGCTCCAATGAAAGCAAATTCCACAAGACGGAGGAGCGATTTACCGTTTTCAAAAAAACGGACTCCGCGTCCTTCGCAGTAAAAAACAAACCCCGATCAGTTCCTGAAAAACAAAGATTAGTCCTCTCCCAAATGTCAGAATGCTTCCAACTCCAATACCCCAAGGTAAATATCAGAAATATAGAATATACTAAATAAGATAAAATTTTTGTCCGTCCCTCGGAGAATCTTTCATAACAAAAAATGCAAATCGCGATTAATAAAGCAGGATAAAGATGATAAATATGACGAGGTTGATGATTCGGTGTTATCAATGTCAGTCCCAAAATAGAAACAAACACAGATAAAAAGAGAAAGAAAGAAGCGCTAACTTCATGATTTTTCCAAAAATGAAAACCTCCGAAAATAATCCCTATAATTAAACCTGCACACAAAACCCACCCGCCGTAAGGCACATAAAAAGAATTATCCAGAATCTCGCGGAAGTATATAAAACTGAAAATCGAATCCTCACTTTGACCCGGCATTAGACCCGCGCCTTGTATGTGTCGAATTGTACTGGTGGAACTCGAAAACCGATCCGGATGAATCAAAGCCCAGGATCCGATTGGGAAAATCACGTAAGTCCAAAAATATTTCCAAGTGTAAGACAAACTTTGAGCGTCGGAACTACGACTCGTCGAACCGGTCTGCGCGGATCGCGATCCAAAGCGCAAAATCGAATTTTTCAAACGATCCTTAAATCGCAGAGTTTCGTCCCTTTTTTGCAATCTATAAAAAATTTTCCAAACAACGAAGTTGATACTGACCCAAAAGATCAAAGCTCCCGCATAACGCAAATACGCTTTCGTTTTTCCGGGTAACGTTTCCTTTGAAAAAATAATCGTTACAAGAATCAGCAAAATCGCACATCCGATCGGAATCAGCGCGTGCCATTTGATTCTTTTGAAAAAGTTTTCCTTTGAAAAAACAGACTTTGTTTTTTCGGAACGATTCTTAGCTAAAGAATCGAAATTCTTTTCTACTGAAACGTTTTTCGGAAAAGAGCCTAAATCTTCTTTTTCCAAAACATTCTTTATGGAAAATACCGAATCGTTGCGTTCCAGCCTGTTTCGAAGAAAGGAACTTTCGTTCAAAAATAATCCGTAAAAATTCAAAATTTTGAATATGAATTGTTTCGTTTCATCAAAACGAAACGTAATCAAAAATAAACAGCCGAAAAAAATGAAAATATAACCGTATGGATATTTTGTATGGAACAAAAGGTTAGCGCTGATACATAAAAACCAAGGAGAATACGAATTTGTCAGGATGGACTTCGTAGATACGAATCCTGAATTGATTTGTTTAGAACCTTCTTGTAAAAGAGAATTAGGATTTCGCGAGGAATGTAAAATTTCTACTTCGTCCGAACGATACCTTTGCAATTCCCAAAGAGCAAGAACCGCGGGAAGAAAAAAGAGTCCTCCTTGAATTTCCAACATTCCCGAAAAAGAATAATGCATAAATCCGGGATTCTGTAATAAACCGGCCCAAACGAGAGGAAACAAAAGCGGAGGTGCAATTTGACTTTTCCGTTTGCTAAAGCGAAATAAAATCCAAGGAACAATCAGGAAAAGTAAAATCAATTCTCCGAAAGTAAAAAGAGAAACGGGAGTTCCTCCCGGACCGAATATAAGTATGATTAAAGCTTCCGGAAAATTTCTCAACACGGGCCAAGTAGGAGAATCAAAGACCAATCGAACGATCATGATCGGATCAAAAGATCGAAACGCTTCCGCAAACCGAATCGAAGTGACGAGCCTTGCATCGGGATCCCAAGTTAAAAAATTTTTGTTAGGGCAGAACGATAGAAATTTCAAATAGAGTTTATGGAAATAGATTCCTAAAATAACGAACTGCGGTAAAAAAAGTCCCAGAATTAAAAATTTGGAAGATCGAATGTTATCAAGAAATTGCATGATCTCTAGGAAAAATCATTACAACCTTTTTCAAATCAAGGTCAATCGTCTAATCGGAATCTATTTTTTATTTCCAATTTTTTTCACTCTTCAAGCAGACGATCGTTCCTTCGTCTTTCCCGAAGATCACTCTTTCCATCCAAAATACAAAGTGGAATGGTGTTATTTTGTCGGAGTTCTCCAATCCTCGGAAGGAAAAAAATACGGATACGAACTTAGCTTTTTCAAAGGAATTTTCGGAAAAAATAGGGAAGCATTTCCGGTTCATTTTGCGATCTCCGATTTGGAAAATAAAAAGCACAAAATCGCGCAAACCGTAGAACGAAAGTTAGGCGGAATGGCGGGATACGATTCGAAACAAATTTTCAGCGGGGATTTTATTCTCAAAATCGAAGGGAAAACGAAATTTCATCTGATCGCAAAACCGAAACACACTTCCGGACTTTCT
The nucleotide sequence above comes from Leptospira weilii. Encoded proteins:
- a CDS encoding acetyl-CoA acetyltransferase; the encoded protein is MSDKIYVLGGEQTDFQRNWTKEGKTFMSLMREAVQDGLDAVGITPDEIKKLNKQNRIGIFVGNFDAEQYATQGHLGAFLTEVDPAFYGIPGGRFEAACASGSIALDAAATKIRAKDYDVAIVLGIEIMKTVSSSVGGDFLGTAAYYEKEAKGVQFPFPKLFGKLADVILERYKLPEQRFMGALAEISRINYDNAKRNPKAQTRSWFMNKEHANARGGEYNMAVGGRLCITDCSQVTDGAAMVVLANKSYTEEYAKKRGKKINTIPRLKGWGHRVAPITFDAKVAESKGDKYILPWTRQTVKDAYDRAELGVKDIDVFETHDCFTSSEYAAISAFGITQPGKEHEAIEDGVIDLKGKKPINPSGGLIGVGHPVGASGVRMMLDLYKQVTGTAGNYQVEGAKNGLMLNIGGSATTNVVFIIGK
- a CDS encoding 3-hydroxyacyl-CoA dehydrogenase family protein, with protein sequence MREIKTVTVLGANGTMGAGSAAIVASFGKAKVHMLARDTNKAKEGIEKAIGSVKTDTIRPRLVPGSYDADLEKAVSESDWVFELVAESYEVKEPINKRIASARRPGTIVSTVSSGLSIERLSKAFDEDGQKHYFGTHFFNPPYKMILCELVSHKGSDKKVLKQLGEYLDKILGRAVVYTNDTPAFAGNRIGFQLINEVAQIAEKYSDKGGIALMDAIMSGYTGRAMAPLDTADFVGLDVHKAIVDNLYEMTKDAAHSTFKMPGYFQKLIDKGDLGRKSGGGLYKMSKTPDGKKEKLVYNIGADLYEPVPKFDIDFIRQANKKISEADYTGAMNIVKEAKGFEADLARYFIARYVSYSLSIVGEVVDTKEMADLAMGTGFNWAPASAFVDFLGGPKEAIQLIEKAKLPVPEVLAKAKSGKPFYELKEKLDARSLFKG